The genomic interval cggcaaataaaggcgttcgtagataatttagttcaaatggctctggaatatgtgaagagcaacaaaggtgcagatctttattcgctgcgcccaattgaggtcgcccttttgaggcttgcctttttgtgcgcgcccttattgaaggatactgtcttgtacgtccgctggcttgtatgtccgtaatatacctttaattttctctggcggtaatacaggcgtgcgtgtcggtaatatgcctttaatctcctatgacagtaatactggcttgtatgtggctgtaatatgcgtcactgtattgtgtacctttaatttcctctcgcagtaatactggtttgtatttccgtaaaacgcctctaactttctgtgacagtaatatcgcgagtcgcaccgtgtcccacgcatgcgcacttcatcagaagacacccacacacggacacctggacgcacatagggattttatatatatatagatatatatatatatatatatagatataaatgtcttataaatgtaaaaataatgctgctgtgcttttctgaatgtagaataaaagaaaaattataccaGCTAGTTAagtgagatcagtgctatcaggtgttgtcaccgattaggaatccggttggaacagaaacctgcagccaccgtgtGCCCCCCAGGACCGCCACAGAGTAACAGAAGCAGAGTCAGGCGGCACTAAACCCGAGGTCACCGCAGCTGCAAGCCCCCCAGTGACTGCGCGGCTCCCAGTGTGATGTGCTCTCCCACCCGTCTGGTGCTCGGCTGTGCAGGCAAAGCCAACTTTAATAATAAGAGAGCAGCGCAGCACCTCGGGGAAGAATAAGAAACAGAATTGACAAAAACGTTTCTTTGTACGTCCACAGTGATCCTGCAAGATTAGGTGGGATTACACAGCAAGAAGCGGTGAGGACTCGGTGGGCATCCCCTCGTTTTACAGTCTAAATGCCACAGCGCTAGTTAGTGTGCGACTTCTGTCACTTCACTCCTACGACAAGGGAGCCGACTGACAACCATGAACACCATgtagaaaataataaagaactaCAAAGGAGGAGGCTGACATTCACAGCCACAGTGGAGATCGGCGCCATTGGTCTCCCCAAACAGCAGGACAGGGTGCTGCACATGGAGGGTGGCATTTTCAGACTGAAGCACCGGGTGGATCAGAGCAGAACGAGAACTTTGAGGTAGTGTTGCAGAACTGCGCTAAAATGGCTAAAGAAAAGAAGGTTTATAAACTCTGGAGCATCtgtacaaacattttaaagatctGTAACATTCGCCACATtactattaaaaacaaaagaatccgTATATTAAAACACAAGGGTCCTGCACTTAAATCACGTGTGCATCTCCTCTCCCCCAAGGACTCTGGTTTATTAGTACAAGTGGGGCACCACAACTGCCTTTAGAGATTCATGGGAGGGGTCTTACATGCCTGGGATGAACTTGACCTGCACAAGAGGGttctgagcaacactggagccGAGGCAGACCCCAATTCTAAGGCACTGATgcatttaaaaatcaaacaaacaccCACAGTAGAGCTCTGCTACCGCCTGGGAATTTCACAAAATTGTGTTTTCTCCGACGTTGGCAGACTTCAGATTCTAGTGCTCGCCACGCTGGCCGTCTCATGTCACAGAACACGACTCTCTACGTTTAAAGACAACAGACACTTCTACCTTCCAGGTGTGCTCTGCTCGTTTCACTCACCAGTCAActtctaataaaatatttttatttcattttacacacaacacatcattacagaatttaaaatttctttcaaTGGGAATTTTAAGTGTAAATAACCCCCCATTGCCCCCCTTAGATTAGTCTCCAAGTCACCTCTTAAAAGGAAGAAAGAGGAGACGAGGAGCACCTTGATGAGGGAGAGGCCGTAACTGCCATAAACCCCAAAGTGCAGCGAGGGCACGGCCCGTTGGTTAACAGGGCACACTGACCCACACCCCAAACAAACCAGCTGATGCTTTTCATTTTAGCTAAAATATTTACAACCAAAAACAAACCTCAAAACTTAGTGTTGTTAAAGAAACAGAATGCAATGGGAtttaacttaaaacatcagaactTAACACTATTTACTCTGACAGCTTTGTTATAGAAATATACATCCATTACGTATCTCAATTAAGACTTCAGACTGCTAAGACAATCCTGGACTGAACATGAATCCTAAAATTTGAACGTCTGGGCTACTTTGAGGGCCGAGTGCAGGTACTACCATTCTTATAAACCCCTCGCACAATCCCCCAAAAGTACTAAAAATGGAGCCATCTGAATGAAGCGCAGTGGCTCTGGACAGACCTCCTCCCACCGAATCTAGAGAGGGTGGTCAGCAGCAGGAATCTTCAGGACAATCACCTGATGTCATAAACCAAGACAATGTTTTCCGGTGCCATTTTGATCAAACTAGcaaagaaagaaggaaggaaggaaagaaagaaaggcgaCGTGTGCTCAAGTCTGCAGCGCGCTGTCGTCTTTGCTGAACGGCTGCATCGATCCTGGCTTCACCCACGACAACCCGGACACTTTTTGGGTCTGTTCATCTGGCTTCCTCTAGGAACAAACAGCATTCCATTAGATTGTCCTGCTCAACAAAGAACAGGTCTTCTCGTGCAGTAGCATCAGGAACTTCACGGCTCAAATCCCAGCTCTACCTCAGAATCTGTCAAAATAACCTTACAGCTTTACATAAGACccaaagaattttaaaattggTTTCTATGGGTAACGTAACGATGTAAAttgcttttaatacaaaaaattcaAACACTTACTCTGTGCATAAACATCCTTTGCCTGGCCTCTTCATGTACCGTGGGGTTCCAAGGCGAAAAGCTTGAAATGCAAGGAGAACACCACAAGAAATTAAGCAGATGCCAAAATAAACTCTAAAAACGTCTGTCACACCAATTCATTTAAATCACGTTGTACCTTATTGCATAGGGATCATCAATCTTTGGCTGATCAAACAGATGACTGTTGCACAGCTTCACACTATCCACCACTTTGCTTTTAAACAGCTGCACGTCTTTTTCGTACCTGTGCAGTTAAACAAAGATCATGATGGACACCATTAGTTGCTTGCTTAGGCCAAACTCCCACAATACACAATTAAGGACAGAGTCAGATCTGGAGCACCCGAGAAACCCAAGAGCAGTGCTTCTTCGACATTTTGTTCTCTTGTGGCCCAGTTTGGCCTTTTGTGTGTCTTTGCAACCTACAATGGCCGTGTAGAGTAGTAATCCATGGGCTCCAACCCCCTGCAGATCATCGTCCCTCAGAGAATCGCCAACAATCGACATTCAGGGAAGGCCAGGATTCCTCCTTAGTGCGCTGCAGATGAACGTGTCCCCTTGCAAGCGTCATTCAGTGCCATCGTAATTCACAAGCTCAGCCTGACCCGTCAGCAGACATCACCCGAGCcattagtttaagaaacactgctctagagggAAGGAATGATTActggagacactggtgagaaACCAGTTTTCTACTCACACTGTAAAGTAGCTGAACTGGGAAGGGGGTGCATGAGCCATTTAATTGCTGAATGGCACCAGAAAGGGACAAGTCTGCTTATTTTACTGGTCACTGCAAGAAGTTTGTGCCTGAAAAAGGACTGGAACCACCAAGGGAGTTGCCGGCACCCACTGGTTCAGGATTTGTGATTGGAATGGTAGAAAATGAGCGACTCCCTCTCCCCCTACTTGGTCATGAAGTGAAGACCACCTCTGTTTCTGGCCATTATGAAGACAACTTTCTCTCAGCAGCCATATGACGACAGGCATGCAGCTCGTTTCAATACTCCGTTCATAGTCCATAGTCTGGACAGAACAGAAGACAGAAAGCCGCCTACGGACGCACCGATTCTTAGGTATGCTTGTTTTATTGTGCTTATAATTTGGGCAAATTACCTACAATACATTAATCAATTTAAAGTGTAGCTCCTTCTCCTGCCTGCTCTTTCATTCTTAACGTAGAAGGGGAAAATAGGGGCACATAAGACCCTTTATAACAAAACGATCACGAACACAAGTGTACTTAATAACTAGTCAAGTCGGAAAGGGCTGCTCTCACAACTGGGCAGCTCTTTGGCAGCAGTCCTTCGCCGATGCCAGGTCTTCGGGGTCACTGCATTGTAGTCAAGTATTCCTAGCACAAGGGCTCACGACTGAAGAGTGACACTACACGGGACACCATATCACACAGCAAGTCAGCCCCACCAGGGTCGTCGTTTTGCCTTCCTTTAGTAGTTGGTCCAAGTCATGACAAGGCGCCAAAGGTCAGCATCTCTTCTGTATACAGTAGGGTCCCAAATAGGTGTAATGAGTACCTCACATAGATGTAGTGTAGGCCAAGCCACCTTTGATCGTCAGAGAAAGCTTTGCTCTTTAAATGCTAAGCAGGGTCCTCCTGCCACTGACAGTGGGCACTCAAGCAGTACACAGATGAGGAATTCCTTTCTAAGGCGAAGATGCTCTTGAGGTTGGCAGCAGtgtgaagcaaaaaaataaaaataaaaggctcCCCAGAGTCAAAGCACATCAAACTTAGAGTTAAGAATGAAGAAGGCAGAGACTCGACAGTCAGAGTAGTTTATAGCCCCCATGTGGCAGCGTTGATATTTAATACTCGTGGGCTGGAAAGCGTCAAGTCGgcctttattttttgtaaactcaTTGTTCCAGTTACTGTTGTTTCATAGTCGGTGAGTTTTattctaaaattaaaacacagacaatttttttgtttcttaattttagATTCTAATGAGCATTCATAGTCAGTACCTCAGCAGAATGGGGAAACCTTCAagtaccagcaagcccgcgattctcgaaagaatcgcaaatccaagaatggcaatcactttctgtgccctccgatacttggagggctgaaatatcatggagggtgggtgcatcctgggaaagttcatttaattaaataaacatatttgtactatttggagctgtgactcatctggttctggtgtttcagaagcgcgttgtaggcaccttcatttattgtttttatccatgcagtctctttttcgtttttctatggctgtgttgtcagcgagaagtcgtttgctgacggcagcGGATTCGCGTGGTGAAGTGACCATGGTGGCGGATCTGGGCAtagagggctacattactaaacgaaggtggtatatgtggtggtgtgggcggtcgcgttcgggcagcTGTACAGCCTGGCGTGCACGCtctacctcaggtttagttcacaggtcgtagccatggtaaagttttcatttaattaaataaacatatttgtactaaagtggtttctttgtgtgggcgccttcgttcattgttttcatccatacgggctcatttacaggtcgtagccatacgggcttgtgtttgtgatagatagattagatagattagatagatagatactttattactaatcgttgagctccttccatttggagccgtgactcctagcctccgtgtattgtttttatccatgcggtctcgtctttgttgtctggagccgtgacttctttgcgtgtggtgtttttgaagtgcgttgtaggagcctctgtttattgtttttatctatgcggtctcgtctttgttgttctgtggctgtgtcgttaggtagacgtcgtttactgttaggaatcataattgaacttacttttaatactgaattactgtcatgtgatccaaatatgccacactgactgctggcacagtggattagagcaagtttagtttacaggttgtgttgtttgggcgccacctaccgactctgggaagccgctgggtttgactctggggcgctgtgcgcatgcacctcggtgcgtctgccgtgcataaattaaactgtcgtttagtaatatagatcataCAGCAGAATACACAATGCGGCCTGCATGAGGTGGCACAAGATTAGAGCAGATAAATACCCAAGACACAACAGCAATCATTTACTCCAAGTGTATAACAGGAATAATGTCAAAGGACAATTCAGACGTTTTACCaccacaaaataaaacacacaccttaactattcatttttaaagttaccTGCAATTATAAAAGATTAAGCAAACTTATTTATATAGACAAAGCACTTACAACACTGCAGCTTCTGGATTTAGAGGTTCAACTGTCTGGATCTTGTAGAAAACAGTTCTTGCATACATGAGGACCTGCCATATGTGATTGTGGTTCCGCctgtggggtgggggggagaAGGTACACATATCAGACCTATCCTTCACATCTCCTCTGCATGGCTGAACCACAGACAATTACAATTTACAAGATAGCACAATAACATACTCCATTACACGTCCATTACCCCTTCCAGACAACAAAGAACCTCAGAATTCAACTTTCCAGCTTCCTAAATAGAAGGCCAGTCAAAAGGTCCCACTCACCTCCACTTTGCAAATGCTCTTTTCACATCCAGTTCACCTGACTCTGGATTAACTAATGGGTGAAACACTGGGATGTCAAACACCACCCGCTGTAAGAAACCGAAGACAGACGAGTAATGCATGGCGGCAATCAATCACAGGTCTAGGAGGTTACCGTTGCAACTCAAAAACACTTTCCCTCCCAAACATCTGTACTTACAGGGCAATCACCATCAGGGTAGTTGTCAGGGATGTAAACCGTGAACTTGAAGACGCCATCCTGGTACAGACCGTGTCTGATAAAAATAACTCCAAACCACACtgcaaaaagacaagaaaaaacatttaacagtGGGCTTCTGCTTCAAAGTCTTCCTGTTTTGTTCAAGTAATTTGTAAAGATGTCGGTGCTTACTTAAAGCCGATTTGTAGGACGGCTGAACATAAATCCCAGGGAGTTTCTGCTTGATCACCAGAGTGCTAAAAAGGAGAATTGGAGAGTCAGACACGGTTTTGCTGAAAACATCCCCAGGGGGTTCAGTGCGGAGGTGTGCATGCGGCACAGCAGTCCGAGTACTGGGAATACAAGTCCAAAATGTCTGCTCTCTCTTACTTTCTGTCTAAGAGTCTTTTGAAGTGCACAGACCAGACAGTTTAACTCTTCAGCAGACTGGAAATTAAATGGTAAACATTATCGAGTTTTTTGTtaagagatttcttttttttgtttattccccATTTCCAGGAATCCTGAGTCTGTCCTAACAGCTTTGGCCACAAGGCTCGAGCCCACGATAAAAAAACGGAGATGGAACAGTTTGAtggagcgagcacacacacacaaacacacagacacacatgcacacacacacacacacacacacgcacgcacgcacgcacgcagaGAGAGATGGAACGGTTTGAtggagcgagcacacacacacaaacacacagacacacacacggcCAATTTCACTTACCAGTCAACCTAAACTATTTAAAGGCCATATGGACTCACAATACTATATTACTGTAATCTTTAATGCCAAATTTAGAAAAACTCCCAGACAATGCAAGTTATAATTCCACTTTAAcattaaatagaaaaacaatggaccaaaaaaaaactaaacacttACAACTCAGCCAGTAGAGAATACTCCAAGTAGAAAGGACCATAGGAGGCATGTGTGCCATTCGTGGATGGTGCTGAAGCTGATGGAGACATGGGCTTTGTAATGGGAACTGCATTTTTGGGGATACAGGGAAGCTGCTTTTTGCCAAACGATGAGCGTGACGGGCTATTTCTTTGCTCTCCTGGTGCACTCTTCTCCTCACTGTCAGATCTCTGCAAAGACAGAGTTGGGAGAGAAATATTATACAAATCAGGGAAAATCCAAATGTTGAGCAGATTGTACCAGATGTAGAGCAATTCTTATACAATACTATTTGGTCCAAGTTTCTTCCTCTTTTACAAAATGAGGAATAGGAACACTTTAGTCCACACCACCAAAATAACAGCTTCAAAACACACCAAAAACACATGAAGCACTCCATAACAAGGACGCCAGCGACTTCAGCTTTTTGGTCCTGTGAATCCACCAATCAGACTTCACTTccaactttttcttttcttttcatttccaaGCAGAGGTCTGCACAAGACTAATTTAATAGTTCTGTTCTGTCTCCTATCTGCAACCTCGCAGGTTTCCTTCCATGCTATCCTTCTTCCACCAGTCATCCTAACTACTGCAGAGACTTGAACTAATTAATGCCAGCCAACAACTTCACATTAATATTATGCCAGTATTAACACACGTCAGTGCAGCAACACCTGTAGATAACCGAGAATTTCCTTCTCTTGTTAAACAAGTACGCCATGTGTGACAGCTCTCCCTGTGATTGTATTCTTCTCCAGTGTACAACAAAGGCAGCTTCCATTGGCCCAGCTGCTTCTAAAATGGGTCAAAGTTGCTTGCAGAGTTGGGAGAGAAGAATCCTGTGGATCACTGAATctctccatatatacagtatatacagtataaagtcatTTACAGAGTGCTACACGTTCCTTGCTCCCATgtgttttaaacaggagaagaaACGCAGTCATTAGACGAGACTGGAAAATGTTCACCAGAGATAAGAGCGTTCCTGCGCAAGCACATCCTGTACAGAGCCTGGGACACAACCGACTTTGAATGGCAATGACAAATCAATGCAGAATACAGAGAAGcggagaaaaaataataataatcacattttGATTATCTTtcttatacagtaaaaccttggattgcgagtaacttggtctgcgagtgttctgtaagacgagcaaaaattttaaaaaatttaaacttgataaacgagcgaggttttgcaatacgagtagtccgtATACGCTTGGTCTGccgagcatcatgtgatcacaactgagccaatggtggttctctctctctctctcgctacaGAATTGTGGGTAATCGGCTctgtctcagtcggcgtgcctcactcgtatagtcatCATCTGCACGAGCGTATACACCGTTTAcgatagcattgtgaccacgtgtgtgtgcgtaaagcatttttaaattttgtgaccAAGTGCAGTGACTTCTTCAGTAGCTGTACTAAATTAGGGAGAGGTGTAAAATCTGAGGAAGAGTGCAAAATTTTGTAAACAAGCACTACCTGAATAAAGCTGTAGCAGTGCGAGCAATGAATCCATTTACccacaatgcaatgtcacatttccgtcaaatcctcaaaaggaggcaaaagcaaccGTCATTGGATAGGCTCCTCGTTAAAGTCATAAAAACAGAAGAAGATtctagtgagccaacagatagcagtgacactgttagttagagtgaaagtggGCCTACATGATgaccaccacctcctcctcctcctcctcctcctcctctccctcacaccagccacgattcttttcaaaggtaaagtgcaagttaatttgttttattatttttactttacattttgtattaatcatttttatatgaatatttttgggatgtagaacggggaaattcactttgatatacgagtgctttggattacaagcacgttccGAAACAAATTGTACTCacaaaccgaggcaccactgtacCCGCTTACGGAGAGTGTAATTTTAACTTTCACTGTTAGATCTGGACAGCCAGTACTCAATGTCTCCATATCTTAATACCTGACCATCAGCACACTTACTCCCACCCTCTCCCTTGTACATTACTCCCCAGTGTTATCTGCTCTTCTAACTTACTCACCCTGGGGTTTGTAGTAACTCCCTGCCCACCACTACTTCAACTTCCTTTAGTAACAGCCGCTTCACAGGACCCAAGCCCATCTGCCTGCACCAGCATCACTTGGCCAACAGGCGAGAGGCACGACTGGCATGGTAAACGAAGCTTTGCCAATACCAAAATATTCCTTTAGTGACAGAAGCCTGCAAAAATACGTTTTCTTAACACTCTATAAAtacaaaactgaacagaaaaatgTCTATTATAATTTAAAACAGCACACAAGGTATCTATCATGTCTTCTAAACAATTCTGCATTCCTGCCTGAAGTACTATTTGATAATCCTGAGAAACTTGTATTAGAGCAGTAAATCAATTGGCGTTTAAGGCATTTGTGATGCACAACATAATCGTCTTCTGGTACAACCATTTCCATTTCCAGCTCAACAAAAAGGGCCAGAGATTGCTGCCGAGCTCGCTATACCCATTAACCCTTCTTCATATGTCACCAGCCCCgtcaggcagcatgttactggctgtcagaaaaagaggcgCGCTCGACTGTGCTAGGAGCTAGCTAGTttgtgacatgcccagcaattttcagtcgtgTCCTGGGTCTGACGTTAAtctgtaggccctccaacctgcagggaaaaacctgggggttggtggcagaattggtactccagccaccgtaaaaacctcccactgtcccattccatctgaactggtgtggtgctgaggcatcatcCGTTACattgctgcactcgggtcctaatctggagttggcttgtcatgtggtgggtgtggcaacgcactgtatcagcgtgtgctcctaacctcctcctcctaagTTGACACGGTCCAGagacgagatcagcaactgcactcCGCAAGTCTGACATTCCCACCGACTCGGAGTCACGTTAGATGGCATAGTCTTTAATATAATACACAACCTGGCGGAAACAAGCAATCGAATTCAGAGGCACAGAAGTCTAACAGAAATGTTTTGGGCCAATAAAATGACTGAGGAAAATTGATGGCACCTGGCTCAGCatgataaaaaacaaagcatatcCAAAATCTGGAGATGACCATCATTGCTAGTCTGTCACAAGTTATGGATCTACCTTTACTTAATCAAATTTTCAAAGGGTATaataaatacaagaaacaaaTAATTACAACTAACTTTGTAGGAGTAATAGATAGAGAAAGCCATTCACTAGCTCTGTGAAGGATATTTTAAGAGAAAGGACACCTGGGCAGCCGCAACAGAAGATTACAGTCCAAAAAAGGGTTCGAGGGACCTCCAGGTTTCACATGACCCATGCAGGAGCGACTCATTCCTTAACATTAGAGCTGCATGTCCCACTTTTCTGCAATGCAGAGATCTCAAGAGTGCCAGCAGATCATAAAAGGCACACATCCACAACAGACAGAAAGAGACTTTACAGTGGGAGACAAGGGCTTACTTGGAAGAATTCATGCATAAAGTGAAGATCCTCCATTGTATCGAAGTAAAAGTAACAGCAGAGACTTCAGAAATGTTTTATGAGAAAGAAAAGTCAGCAAGGAAAGAATGaagttccaaagaaaaaaaaagtataaggtTGTGTTACATATGGACAATACAAACTTCACAAAACACACAAACGTCTGGGGTTTTTGGAAGAacgagtgattttttttttttttaaatatatatatatataagtgaaaTTTCAGGAAAGAGTAGTTGATGAAGGGAGGCCACGCTGCCACATCCAGTGTAGAGGTAAAGGCTTGTATGCCATGGTATCTGTATTGTACAAACTGTGGTGGAGATAAGAGAACTCCTCACGTCTTGAGAACTGACCTCAGATGGTAAACGACATAACAACAGACTGGGAGCTTGGAGcttcattaataaaacaaaaataggaaTAGATTTGACCTCAGACTCCACAGATTTATTAAAGTTCACGGATTTATAAGCCATGACACCGATGTCAACTACCTTATTAACTCCCCGCAGTCGTGAAATCGCACCCACAGAGAGCAACACGGCTCTATAGATTTAAAACTGGTCTTTTTTAtttgaagccgcggacctgctataccacatcaGGCCTGACccgagatgtacagtatatacagtaaatccagtTTCATTCCTACAGTCCTTTCTGCTGTTTGAACAGCACGTTGTACTTCACGTTCTAAATGAGCAGATGTACTGCCAAACTAGACCAATATACAGGAAGTGAGGAGATGttcaaaaacacaactagaaAACTGGAACAGCACTAACTGGGCCAGGTTAAATATGTGCGTTGAAATTTTTTTGGCAAGTCACGTTTGATCTCAGATCAATGTGTAACAGTTGTGCCAAAAACGTAAATGATTCCACCATTTTAAAGTTGACAGCATTTAAAACTAGTCTGTGTCcccaaaaacaaaaagacatttcCTGAGTTCTTATGTATTCAGGTCGAGATTGTTGAAGACCCCGTCTGGTCAGCCAGTGAACCTGTGCTCAGGATCAGACACTCTTCGCTATCATGTCCAATAAAAAAAGGGACGCTCAGACATCAGTGAGCGATCCAGAGGCGTGCGGCACAGTCCAAGTTCATACCCAGGAGACTGCTAGAGAGGGCCTGGGATGAATTGTGCTGAATGCTGAACTAAAAGCCCAAAGAGAGTCCTGGTGTACAGAGAATGTATAATGGAGAGCCATGTTGGCTACAAACCTCCACGGTTATTTCTTATGGCTTTATCTTGACAACTTTTAAGCagtacctggatgagatattggaacagcgtAGCTATTAGCTTAACAAATGAGACCGAGggctgaatgatctcctctcatttgtcaaatttcttacgttCAGCTGTTCTGATGAGACAGCAAACATATTGAATGGAGCAAAAAGAGAAACTGTGACAAAGCCGAGATAGTGAAGAATTAGACATTAACAAGTTTTCATTATTGCTAAATTCAGTTCCACTTGTCTACTGTAGAATCCTTCACACAGGTTTGGTTTAGGCACTTAGTCTTAAACTAGTCTATCTGAAAGTATAAATAATTATCATTCAGACAGTgatggtgttaaaaaaaaaaaacaacaacacactcACACCACACTCAGCGCCAAGTCTTAGGCTTAGCCCACACCAAAGCAGAAAAATATTAGGCCTTGTTTCAGTCTCAAACATTTCCAACAAAGCCAGCATTTCCACATTGTTGTCCACACTGAAAGTACAAAAATGATGTCCTCCCCATTGAGTGTGTGCGGTTTGTCAGCCAAAAGTGCAGTTTGCTTATTGAGTGAACACAAAGTAAACTAGAATGCACCTGAAGAGAACTCCAAACTGAACTTCTTTGCTTGGAGAGATGATGAAACGCGATTGGTTTTATATTTCACAAGTGACCATGAGGTGAATAGACTGGGAGTGCtgccaaaataaatacaacacaacaTTCCAGCGTTTCAAGGCGTAGTACCTGTTGGCTGATGCAGAGAAGTTAGGAAAGGACTACGCCACAGAAAAGATGAGGTCACAAATGGGACCATCATAACGAAAGTGAAATCCTGATCACATGATGATCATAAGGCGGCATTGTTGTAAAGATCGGTTTTCTCCATTCATACTGCTTGTTTTCAAATGTATACACTTGCTGTCTGAAAAATGCTGTTTCAATGGATACAGAaggtcaaaacaaataaaaagaaaaattaaaattgatgGGTTTACAAACTTATTCATGTTACAGTGACCTGCGCACTCTAGGAGgctagtggaaattaaggg from Erpetoichthys calabaricus chromosome 9, fErpCal1.3, whole genome shotgun sequence carries:
- the aktip gene encoding AKT-interacting protein; the encoded protein is MNPFWSMSASTGRKRSDSEEKSAPGEQRNSPSRSSFGKKQLPCIPKNAVPITKPMSPSASAPSTNGTHASYGPFYLEYSLLAEFTLVIKQKLPGIYVQPSYKSALMWFGVIFIRHGLYQDGVFKFTVYIPDNYPDGDCPRVVFDIPVFHPLVNPESGELDVKRAFAKWRRNHNHIWQVLMYARTVFYKIQTVEPLNPEAAVLYEKDVQLFKSKVVDSVKLCNSHLFDQPKIDDPYAISFSPWNPTVHEEARQRMFMHRRKPDEQTQKVSGLSWVKPGSMQPFSKDDSALQT